tatttggactctactaggtccactagtgtttaattaattcaacacttgaattaatttaatttatccataataatgtatatgaaaatcacaattttcaaatacattattcacttggccaacttttaatttaggaacacttccataaattaaaatttacatttctctcatagaagtcatacttctatttttcttacgcttataaactcctttataagccgttcaacatattgaactattttacttctcaacgggatctagaaagccagcacttgtgtggccctcaatggttcattgatacaactagccgtgggttcacatctccatgtgattcggactaaacatgtccttatatgagcataccccaattgctccattcttacttatcaaccccttgataacaagaacgccagaactcaagtctgatagtacccaaccaaccatgttaaaagcctagcaacatcgcttacatgattccctaggtatcaaatgatagtgcctggaagaaccattcaattatggttagcgtacagtacggtcccttcaactcatatatcccgatcgattcgacaaccattggtttatcgagagttgtcaatgaatcgataccatgtgtcatgtcgtagttgcatcgatggtgtaatctatgaaacccctttcataattaccaccataatctgatcagagatttcaatctacatacacatgagaacacataggatatccatacccgaaggtaagcggtgaatccccgactacaatgcatcgactcctatatgtttcgacagaacacccaaccttgccacctgatgaccccatgagagtcggtaaacaagccaaagtgtaattctagcacatagagtctcaatgttgtcccgggtcataaggactaatggtgtacaaccataaactaggacctttccactcgataagtgagaaccacttggaaagtcctttatggagggttgttcagtgcactctaccaggagcacctatctgcgtgatcggacatcacaatgtcccctaccaatgaaacatggtactcacattgcagatactagtctctaactcgagcggcctatatccttcttagcggcggctgaatcgactaggaactctttagaatatacagtattccaaatatgagtttcatgatactcatcatatgagcatctcatattctttctactatttgtatattcaaggactttatctatgcaactagcatgggtatacagataaagaagtgccaaaataataatttcaaatattatcaaaataaagatcgtttatacatagagtttcattgtgaacactcggccaacacttggctcgacgggcacctactctaacacttatTCGTCTAGAGAAATATTCACTTCTGCTCTACAACTTTCTTCTCCTagtattttttgtttttctttttgttcCTCGCTTCTAAAATAGCATGTTTGCACTTGTTACGATCTTCTTGAGATGCATTTCGACAACCAGATACATTTCCAGGTATATTTTCTATGTGATCCTTGATTTTATACACTCCAACAGACATCATTTTCCCACACAACTTACATTTAACTTTGTCGAGGTTCTTAGGATCAATCAACAATCAAAACTCCCATCCGATGtcatttgactttttcttaagaATCACATATTTAGGCTGAGTGAAGGATGCAGTCGAGGATGGATTGCTCGCCATTGTTACCCTCCAAATCTTGCTGAATACAAAACACTTGAACCTTTTCAGAAATAGACCTGCACCAAGAATAGGATATGTAACAGCAATAAACCCTTTTAGGCAGCTCACTTTTGTCACCTCATTTTCACTGAGTTTAAGCTCTTAGTCAAAAAGTGCAAATCATTGCTCACTTAAGTTGATTAATAAGAAACCTAGATTATAGATCAATAGTAATACattatgatttgatgtggcaacACCACACAAACAAATGATAGTACCAGAAAGCTCAAACAATCAATGCACGACCATAGATATATCTTGATGTACTGTCTACTGTCTATACatcataatttttaataaaaaagattCACCATTTTGCCAATAAATAAACTCAAAACTCGTGGAAGAAAGTTAATAAAACTCAAAACTCAAAAGACCAAATTTTTGTCCCTGCGAATAAAAAAGAAAACTTTGGCCAATAATCAGAGAGAAAAATATATGCAAGAAAGCGAGAATAAAGAATAACTTGAGTCTTTGGAACGAGAATGAGTCCTGGAATGAGAAAGAATTTCTGGAACGAGTAGTCCTAGCCGAGAAGGAGTCTCTGGAAAAAGACTCTGAAAAATAACGACAAAGAAAGAAAGGCAGCAGACCTAGTGAGCCCAAATTGTTTTTTGCTGTAAATGGGCTTCTTAGCGGATCATTAAATTTTAGaagcccaattttttttaaaaacaattagGCCCGCCTAGCACCTTatctgtaacgtcccgaaaattttaagatccacgtaaaccacatgcgtgcaagttattaaatttcttatgtattttaattaaatggtttaaattgcatgaattaaatatAGTGTGCATGTTTACACATTTAAAATGTACTTTTCTACATAACTGcataaactgtatttttaaaggttattcgataTAGGGGTGAGCATTCGGTCAGTTCGTTAAacaaccgaaccgaattagccataaccgaaccgaaccgaaatattaaccataaccgaaccgaccgaattatttttcataacacatgaaaaccgaaccgaattaaaacCGGTTAATTCGGTTGgttaccgaattaaccgattagtttttaaaaaaattgtgatttaattttaattatatataaaaaattcttGAATGCTACAATATACACAAAttcatacaaacataaaatcagacacatcacaaatgtatatattttgtttgaacaCAGTTAATATATATAccgattttaaaataaaaaattaaaaaatatataaaaattgataaataataaaaatttattgattaataatatttattatatcgtttaattcggttaaccgattttaaaattttgaaaaccatAACcggaccgaattaaccgatataaccgaaattttttattttgaaaaccgaatttccgaaataaccAAACCGAATTTTTGAATTggctcggttcggtcggttaattcgaTTTAACCGAAATCTCGCTCACCCCTAATTCGATATGTGATCGAGAAACGAgaccaaaaattgaaaaatgaaaaatgtttttattaaataattgtttttaattatttaaaataaggttgatgctttatgttatttctgaaaataaggagttttgaagTGATATTATATGCCGAGACGaaatttttatcggtattcgatttttaacaaaaatatgaactttttcagaactcgactaatattttcacaatcttttctaaataaaatattttaaatatttaataaagtGCTTAATGGGCCTAGGCTTGCACTtgagttttaattaaaataaaaaagccATCAAACCTCTCAATTACACACACAACTCACGGCAcaccacacacacaaacacaatgACTCCTCTTGGCAGCCACCAACAGCAAACTACACATTTTTGAAGAAGAAAAGCCATGGAAATTGAAGGAAAAATCAGCAATATTTCACCCCACATCTCCTTGTCGACGTTCTTCGTATCGCAAGCCGTTTTTCGTGCGTAATATATGCAAAGGCATGCCTTaactttctttcaaacatctttcacaccatattatgtatattTGACTAActttacatgaaaaatatgttgcacaagttttattttcgtttttatgtcaTGGCTTCCCTAAAACTCATGTTTTTATGTTCTAAAACTTGTGATACTGATGCATGAAGGATCTGCCATCATAGAGCTATGATAAAGGATGAATTTGAGAGGGTTTAAGGGCCTAGACAAGTTGACACAAGGTCTGACATGGGGGAGGAAAGGGTTACTCGAAAATAGAGTCCTTTTGTGCAAGGACTCTTCAACGAGGACTCTTCCAGGCCAAAGGTTACTAGCTGTTGTTAGGGTGTGTCTAGGAGACCAAAAGGGGCTGGAGGATGGTCCTTGATGGGTTGTGAAAGGGCTGGACACAAGCTAGGAGATGGCTAAATTTTTTGGAGTTTGAGGGAAGCTAGATGTTCGGTTTCTTCTTCCTAGGTGCAGGCGGCTGTTAGCTTTGGTTAGGGCTCGTCCAAGGGCCCCAAGAGAGTTGAGCCATTATCCTAGGTAGGCTGCACGATGCTAGACGTGAAGGCTAGGGTAATCGCACGATGTTGAAGCCACGAAAGCTTGAAGGGGTGCGTTTGTTGGGGCTGCAGCTTCCAGCCCGGTTAAGTTCGGTCCAATAGGTTGCATATGGTTCGGTTAGGGTCCTGAGAGGGTGGCCTAGGGTCTTCTCGTGGTGGTTAGTGGCTAGGTACGAATTGGTTCATGGTTAGGGAGGCTAGGGTTTTGTCAAGTTGTGACAAAATATTTCAGTGGTTGTTTTAGGTTGTTCATGGGCCTTGATTTGGGTTGAATATGGTTTATTTTGGTGTGCAAATTTGGTAAAGTTTGGGAAAGTTACGAGTCAAAACTGAGATAcacgtctaagtttaaaaacgaatcgAGAAATCTATCGAAAAGCTAAGTTTTAGGCCTAAGGAATATTTTTGGGAGTGTTTTAAGATtatatgttaagtttggaatgatttgggaTGTTGTTTCGAGGTCTAagaataaatatgaaaaattatgcttgtaggggtaaaacagtcattttacaccaaaaaaatagtaaacgtcatggcagtgtccgaAATGCTGTAAAATaagttaatatgattattttaaatgtttatggaattttttgatgaaacgttaacaataaaaaatatgttacatgtttggtttaaaagaaaaataattattatatgcatgaattttataaagtgatgaaaatacgaaatgttgaaggaagtaaagtaattgtgactattacgATAATACGTAAGGTCAAGGATCAGTTGATGGGTGAGAatgtcgctgatgtcctcgcCGCCAAgaactgtggttacatgtagatggatccatcaacccttaatacgaatacgaaagtcacaattaacgatctgaattcaacgaaaggaatacgtatatgtatatgatgaatatgaatatgtttatgatgatatttgaatgtttatgaaaatgttattttacataaaagtattttcactgttgtatgcgattatatatgtaatatttgttatcaagattatggtttgctgagcctttagactcactaaatgtgatcgatgcaggtgagtttgatAATAATGATATTGACAGTCTTGATgattgatctgactggacttaaggtgcacataacccgaggacaaGCGCTAGTTTTTCCGCACTTATGATTTAAAAgtttatgttaatgatttttacGACTTTTATTATGCTTTTGAGTGATTTTTGAGAGATTGTTAGTTTTAGCTTTATTGCTAAGTTAGGATTTGCAAACGTATGACGATTTTCTGCTTTAAactattttctttaaatttcaaGTATGGTTAGatgtttaattttaaaatggtgaaaggtattttaaagtatatatatgtatatttctaAATTCGGCCGATTCTTGAGaggaaagaaaaaaatttctagtactatTTAAAAAAACGAATAGTGAACATTTCATTATCGGTGCAGTTGCCCTGCGCCTAGCGCCTAGGCCGCAATTTAGAACACTGTTTTTAACCAATCAAAACCCGAAGGGTTACAAATGAAAGGACCCAAAATCCAGGACACTGGAAATTGTCAAAGCTATGTGCACAAAAGTGCCTGTAGCTAGGGGGCTGTAGGAAGCATACACAGTAAGCATCAAAAGATTCAATAGCTTTCACAGAATGGCGCATACGATCTATAATTCTCAGCAGAACTCTTATGCTGCACCACAAAACCTCGGCCCGCTGAACGGATTTTGCACCACCACGCAGAACAGTCCTTCCAAAGTAATGACCACGGGTTCCCATTATGAATTTATAGAATATTGAAGAAAGTTGGAACTGCATAGTAATAAAGTCCCAGAGAGTACTCGGATTGCCAAATTAAAGTGAACTTTGCACAACCATCGGCAAGGCAGTAGAGAGACCAAGTTGGATTATGAATTGCTGGTTCAATATTGTACCAAGTGAATTATCGTCATTGGTATTATTTGCTAATACAGAACCTTTTATCCACTCAAGGCAAGATAAAGCCAGCCCCACAAAATGGCATACACGGTAAGAATAATCATCATGGTATTGAAGACTGTAAAAGAATGAGAACATTCTAAAGAAGTCCAGCCTATGACCCAATCTGTACACATCTCAGCTCAGAATTTGTTCATCATTTCCTCCGGCAACCTTAGCTTCAAACATAGAAATTTGATTTAGCCCAACATCCCTTCCCTTTCCTACTTGGATATATTTATGGCGAGTAACATTTCCTCCTCACAGTGTGCAATTGAATCCAGCAAAAATATCCTCACCGATATCAATCACCGCGTGAGTTAAGCTGCACAAAGAATAGTTCATCAGATATTGGGGAAATGGATAGAGAAGCCTATTGAGGAATCAACTTGGGAAGATGCTGAAGATTTTGCTGTGCAATTTCCTGCTTTCAATCTGGGGACAAGACTGGTCTTGAGGGGGTGGGAGTTGTTATGGGTGAAGAGGGAATGGgcaaaaaaaaaagagacaGGACCATTATTAGACAGGTTTATGTTAGAAAAAATAAAAGAGTCCCACGTGGACAGGAAAATATGTTGGGACAAGAGAGAGTGATAGGGAACAGGGATTGTGGAGAATATCTTGTACATATGACAACTCAGGGTTTCCAGTAACCACAGCTCAAGATACTGTAGGTTTATATTCTACATTGTCTCGTGATTATATACATTACTGGTGCTGAAAGGAAAGGCACAAGTAAAGCAAAACATCCCTCCAGTGATACTGAAGAAGCTAGCACTTTGGTAAAAAAAAGAATCAGGAAACCTTTGTTTCTAAGTCTTATTAAAAAGATTAACAATGTTTAGTAAGCTTATTCAACACATCAATATGAAACAACACAGTCTCTTCGCACTTTAATCTACCAGAACTATCGCAGCTCCTTAAGTATAGGTACAATATTGTCCCGGAGAAATACAAAAATGCAACATCCATGTCCGTAGCCAATCGGATATAAGATATCAAAGATGATACTTTGAATGGTATACATGCATGTTCGGCGATGCTCTGAAcaagttcaacgttcacaattcATTAACATACAAGTAGTTACCCAGCACTTCTGCATTAGATAGTGCATCTCATCACTGTATATCAGATAAACGAAAGTCcaaaaatttaacaaaataagAAATTGGAGGACATCTCTTACCTAATATAATTGGTCATTAGGTCCATTGCTCTCATCCTGTAACGGAAAATTTAAAGAATTTGGCAGCATAATACTTGTTTGAGAATGCAACCTACTCAAACATTATAAACCCAAATGAACACAGTAACAAGTGAACATAAAGAAATTTAGTTGAGAGcgtgaaaagaaaagaaagaaggaAACAAATAAGGTAGCATAATTAACTCACCACTTGCACCATATTCAGTTGCATCTTATATAGTGAAACACACCATCCCGGTTCAGCAACTAGCTAAGATATTGAAAATAGTGAAATGATTTCCATAAGAAGAAGATATGATTCCCGTTACATAACTCCGACATGATGTCATCCCCATTTTGTCTCTTCTTGGAACTAACATATATCAGCAGGTTGGTTTCCACCAACTGGTTTGTCAGTTTTAGACATTTCCTTTGCAAGCATTACATAAGTCTGCTTACTAATACGGCAATTCTGGGATTTCATCGTGTGAAGAAGATTCGAGCACAATTTTGATTCCCCCTCTTTGAGCAGGCCATCAATCAAGATAGTCCACACAATCTCATCATTATTCCATTGTTTCTCAAGCATGTTCTCAAACATCTCTTTAGCCTCTTTCCCCCGTTCACTTTTGCAGAGAGCACATATAAGTGCTTTATAAATTGTCAGGGGAGCCTTGAAGCCAGCAACAGTTAGCAAATTCAGTACATCAAGAGCAGGTTCAACTCTCAGATTCTTGCAATAAGCACTGATCAGAGAACAATATATTGCTTCATTAGGACTTAGTCCTTTCTCTTTCATGTATTTAATCAACTGATCTACCTCATGAATTTTGCCATCCTTACACAGACCGGAAATTAAAGTAGAATATGTATCAACAGAAGGTTCACAGCCAATCTCAGTCATCCTTTCCAAGAGAATACATAAGGTATCCAAATTAATAATCTCTTCAACTGAGAAATTGCTATTTACAGTGTTGTGTTCGTCCACAATTTTCTCTGAAATCATAAGACATTCTTTCTGCAACCCTTTGAGCAGCACAAGGTAAGTCCTATAGTTGGGTTCACAGCCAGCATTAATCATCCGATGAAGCAGTGAAAATGCATGACGTAGTTTGCCATGAGTCAAGAACCCATCAATCAGTGAAGTATATGTCACCTGATCAGGATATATGTTTTTCATCTCCATTTCTTTTAGTATCATCTCTGCATCATCAACCCGGCCTTCCAGACACAATCCATAGATTAACAAACTGTATGTATACAGGTTTGGTGAGTACCTTCTTCTCTCCATTTCatagaaaattttgaaagcaagACTAATTCCATCATTCCTGCAGAGTCCATCTATTAAAGTTGTATATGTGATCACACTAGGGATCAACCCATTTTCTGTCATCTTATTGAACATTTGAAACAATTCAAATAGCTTTCTGTCTTTGGATAACCCATTGAGAACAGCATTGTAAGTTTCAATATTTGGATGCAAACCAGTCACGTGCATCTTTCCAAATAAAATCAATGCCTTGTCAACTTTTCCTTTTTTGCACAAACCATCAATCAAAGTGGTATAAGTCACCAGATTTGGGAACAAATCTTTCTGCATCATTTCCTCAAATAGTGCAAAAGCTTCATCAAGTGGACCTCTTTCACAATAACCAAAAACAAGTTCAGAATATGTCCATTGATCTGGTTTGCATCCATTTTCCTTCATCACCTCCATCAACCTCCTAGCATTATCCAGATGACCATGTTTAACATACCCATCAATGATTGTGTTGTATGTAACTATATTAGGATGAGGTCCAACCTTCAGCATTTCATCAAGTAAAACCATAGCCCTTTCAACATTTCCAATCATGCAGAATCCTTTCATCATGGCATTATAAGTTTCTGTGTTTGCCAAGTGGCTGCGTCGATCCATCCcataaaagatttttaaagCATTATCTAATTTCCCTCTCTCACAAAATTCATTTATCAGTGCATTGTACGTAACGGATGAAGGAACCAAACCATTTCTCACCATCTTGTGGTACAATCCTATTGCTACCTCCGCTAGACCCATCTTTGCCAATCCACTTATCAGAGATGTATATGTCTGCACATTAGGAATGCAACCTCTCTTTTTCATTCTAGCAACAAGAGCAAAAGCCTCATCAACACGCGAAATAGCGAGTAATGATGTTATGGGAACCGTGTATGAGTACACATTTGGTTCGATACCATTCTTGATCATCATCTCCATCATCCACAAAGCGTCATCAACTCTTCCATGATCACATAGCCCATTTATAAGCGTGTTATACGTCACTGCATTTGGGTCAATCCCTTTGGCTACCATCTTATCAAAAACACTGAATGCTTTATCCAACATTCCATTCCTACAATGCCCAAGAATCAAAGATGTATAAGTGAACACATCTGGAAGCATTTCAAACTGATAAATGTGACTCATTATAATCCCAGCCTCCTGTACCTTCCCCTTCTTGCTCAAAATATTGATCATTGCATTCAAAGTCAATAAATTAGGTTTGATCCCATTGCTCAGCAATTCTTTATACACATTCTGGGCCTCAACGACCATTTCAAATTTGTTAAATTGAAGCAAAAGAGTATTATAACTATATAGACTGTAAAAAAGTCCCATCTTAGTGATCTCATTCAATGAATAACCAACCATCCTAACCTCTGCATTGTTTTTACAAGCTTTAATCATCATGATCCTAACATGGTCTGCGGGGGCATATTTCTTATCCTTCAAAAGCCTATTCAACATGGATATATAACAGCTCATATCATGTTTGTAAAAATGCTTCTTTGAAACCCAGAAAAAGAACCGTAGAACTGAGTCAGTGCAGCTGTGGGTATCGATAATTTTCACGACGTGATAGGGTTTTAGCTTTGAAGTCAATGATTCAAGTTCTGAGCTTTCCGCCCATGGGATTTGCACATTGGATAATAATTCACGGACTCTACACACAAGATTCGAGAAGTCCTGATCTTCACGTCCCCTCTGATTATAAAGGTTGGGTTTCGAGGACAAACTGAGAAAAGGGCAGCGCCTGCAGCTGAGAATTAGAAGCGGATAATTGAGTTTAAGGGGCTTTACCATTTCCAGAAAACGCACCACCGCTGCTTGCGTGAATGGTGGCAGAGGCAAGAGAGATCGTCGATTGTCAATGCAAAGATGAGGAATGCCGTAAACGCTTGTGCTGCCACATTGATATAGCGACGAACGtggaagagagagagagagagcgaGAGCAAAGCAACGCAGGTTGCCGAAATGTGAAATCGGAAATAGATGTTCGTATTAGCACAGAAAAAGTGCTAATTGCGAGGTTTAGTGTTAAAACTCTGCCAACAaagttaataattttaaaaataattaatcactATATGGTATGGCTTGGTTCAAGGACGAGATAAGCATAATAATTATACATATAAGGAAAACAATATGAACGATTAAGCTAATtaacatattttcataaatcataatatgtTTGGTTTAGTATAATTTTTTAGCTTAAATTTTGGGGATTATCAATTAAACTTATTCCACTTAAATTATCCAGATTAATGTAGATTACTCAAAGGCCCGAAACTACCATAATGAGCTTTGCTAATCTAAGGAAAGAATTGATATGATAAATCTAAAATGAAGTAAACTAATCTGGACCAGGTGGTCTCACATCATACTTTACTGAAGTCTTTCTCTGATTGTAATAGTAAGTTAGTGTTTGAGCTTATTTAGCAAGGACTGACAACTAGAATAAAGCATCCAGTGATTGCCTACTTCATCTAGTGTCTAACGAATT
This Primulina eburnea isolate SZY01 chromosome 2, ASM2296580v1, whole genome shotgun sequence DNA region includes the following protein-coding sequences:
- the LOC140823029 gene encoding uncharacterized protein, with amino-acid sequence MVKPLKLNYPLLILSCRRCPFLSLSSKPNLYNQRGREDQDFSNLVCRVRELLSNVQIPWAESSELESLTSKLKPYHVVKIIDTHSCTDSVLRFFFWVSKKHFYKHDMSCYISMLNRLLKDKKYAPADHVRIMMIKACKNNAEVRMVGYSLNEITKMGLFYSLYSYNTLLLQFNKFEMVVEAQNVYKELLSNGIKPNLLTLNAMINILSKKGKVQEAGIIMSHIYQFEMLPDVFTYTSLILGHCRNGMLDKAFSVFDKMVAKGIDPNAVTYNTLINGLCDHGRVDDALWMMEMMIKNGIEPNVYSYTVPITSLLAISRVDEAFALVARMKKRGCIPNVQTYTSLISGLAKMGLAEVAIGLYHKMVRNGLVPSSVTYNALINEFCERGKLDNALKIFYGMDRRSHLANTETYNAMMKGFCMIGNVERAMVLLDEMLKVGPHPNIVTYNTIIDGYVKHGHLDNARRLMEVMKENGCKPDQWTYSELVFGYCERGPLDEAFALFEEMMQKDLFPNLVTYTTLIDGLCKKGKVDKALILFGKMHVTGLHPNIETYNAVLNGLSKDRKLFELFQMFNKMTENGLIPSVITYTTLIDGLCRNDGISLAFKIFYEMERRRYSPNLYTYSLLIYGLCLEGRVDDAEMILKEMEMKNIYPDQVTYTSLIDGFLTHGKLRHAFSLLHRMINAGCEPNYRTYLVLLKGLQKECLMISEKIVDEHNTVNSNFSVEEIINLDTLCILLERMTEIGCEPSVDTYSTLISGLCKDGKIHEVDQLIKYMKEKGLSPNEAIYCSLISAYCKNLRVEPALDVLNLLTVAGFKAPLTIYKALICALCKSERGKEAKEMFENMLEKQWNNDEIVWTILIDGLLKEGESKLCSNLLHTMKSQNCRISKQTYVMLAKEMSKTDKPVGGNQPADIC